The following are from one region of the Sphingobacteriales bacterium genome:
- a CDS encoding HlyD family efflux transporter periplasmic adaptor subunit, with protein MAGKRDTENDALQELLGKMPGWTASWGSTVVFLLLILLVSGSWVIHYPEIIRSRLVIITKNPPSAVIAKKDGRLEKIFVQNKQRIKKGDYLALIENPADFNDVIKLKTLLDSIKDIVLYPDSVQFVDFQENLTLGELQYPFSAFLKAYHSFRSFNQLNYSQRLTLSLNLQIMDYNSQITQQGKKISLLQDELRLAQSQKERNKILFDKGIISKSAYEKFESAVTEKQIAIEEAQSQINNLRLRISELEQRKLDLDISGKENKNQYFTELITAYQNLTGEIDKWMMNYVLTAPVDGTITFTTYWHENQNVASGKAVFNIVPEGKEELMGKLVIPMKGAGKVKQGQTVNVKFDSYPFTEYGIVRGKIDNISLVPEESVYIAEVHFPQGLKTTFKKELPLKQEMTGMAEIITEDLSLFERLFYPVRSFLKEKINI; from the coding sequence ATGGCCGGAAAAAGAGATACTGAAAATGATGCCCTGCAGGAATTGCTTGGGAAGATGCCTGGCTGGACAGCCAGTTGGGGAAGCACGGTTGTATTTTTACTTTTAATTTTGTTGGTTTCAGGAAGTTGGGTCATTCATTATCCGGAAATCATTCGTTCCAGATTGGTCATTATTACTAAAAACCCGCCTTCAGCAGTCATCGCTAAAAAAGATGGCAGGCTGGAGAAAATTTTTGTTCAAAACAAACAAAGGATAAAAAAAGGTGATTATCTGGCTCTTATTGAAAATCCTGCCGATTTTAATGATGTCATCAAACTAAAAACCTTGCTCGACTCTATTAAGGATATTGTGCTTTATCCGGATTCTGTTCAATTTGTTGATTTTCAGGAAAATCTGACACTCGGTGAGTTGCAGTATCCCTTTTCTGCATTCCTGAAAGCTTATCATTCTTTTCGTTCTTTCAATCAGTTGAATTATTCGCAAAGACTGACATTATCCCTCAATCTTCAGATAATGGACTACAACAGTCAAATCACTCAGCAAGGGAAAAAGATTTCATTGCTTCAGGATGAATTGCGGCTTGCTCAAAGTCAGAAAGAACGAAATAAAATATTGTTCGATAAAGGTATTATTTCAAAATCAGCCTATGAAAAGTTTGAATCTGCCGTTACAGAAAAACAAATTGCCATTGAAGAAGCTCAATCGCAGATAAACAACCTGAGACTGAGAATTTCAGAACTTGAGCAACGAAAACTTGACCTCGATATTTCAGGAAAAGAAAATAAGAATCAATATTTTACAGAATTAATCACTGCCTATCAGAACCTTACAGGCGAAATTGATAAATGGATGATGAATTATGTGTTGACAGCACCGGTTGACGGTACAATAACATTTACGACCTATTGGCATGAGAATCAGAATGTGGCATCAGGGAAGGCTGTTTTTAATATTGTCCCGGAAGGAAAAGAAGAATTGATGGGCAAGCTGGTGATACCCATGAAAGGAGCAGGGAAAGTTAAACAGGGACAAACGGTCAACGTAAAATTTGACAGTTATCCGTTTACTGAATATGGAATAGTCAGGGGAAAAATAGATAATATTTCTCTGGTACCTGAAGAAAGTGTTTACATTGCCGAGGTACATTTTCCTCAGGGTCTGAAGACTACCTTTAAAAAGGAGCTTCCGCTGAAACAGGAAATGACAGGCATGGCTGAAATTATTACAGAAGATCTGAGCCTTTTTGAAAGGCTTTTTTATCCGGTCAGGAGTTTTCTGAAAGAAAAAATCAATATCTGA
- a CDS encoding tetratricopeptide repeat protein: MKKNIIQMIAVSITAIVTASFLFSCATSSIGVNVLIPAEITIPQHIKTVAVINHSLPTKENEKWNIIEGIITGERIFGDREGSENCLMGLVNQLNAGPRFKAVLISNMDIRGTGTRDFPSPIDWNIVDGICKSVQADALIALETFDSDFNIDRSTRNVTKKIDNKDVTVVEHYADMRVNVNAGWRIYDNVNKQIIDQKAFMDYKNFNAKGDNPDQAIANLPKKRDAINQSAIYAGYRFGVRISPNWRYESREYYIRKAEEFKQAQKYVQHNDWDLAIEIWYKLSNVPDKKIGGRACFNLGVAYEMKGDFDTALLWMKKAYYDYDIKMASQYIHILEKRIADREKLKEQMGN; the protein is encoded by the coding sequence ATGAAAAAAAACATCATTCAGATGATAGCAGTCAGCATAACTGCAATTGTAACTGCTTCATTTTTATTTAGTTGTGCCACTTCTTCAATTGGTGTTAATGTACTGATACCAGCCGAAATTACCATCCCTCAGCACATCAAAACAGTGGCGGTGATCAACCATAGCCTGCCGACCAAGGAAAATGAGAAATGGAATATTATTGAAGGAATCATTACAGGGGAGCGGATTTTTGGCGACAGGGAAGGGAGTGAAAACTGCCTGATGGGGCTTGTCAACCAATTAAATGCAGGACCGCGATTTAAAGCAGTGCTTATTTCAAATATGGACATTCGTGGAACAGGTACCAGAGATTTTCCTTCACCTATCGACTGGAACATCGTGGATGGCATTTGTAAAAGTGTTCAGGCTGATGCACTTATTGCCCTTGAGACCTTTGACTCCGACTTCAATATAGACCGGTCAACTCGTAATGTTACCAAAAAAATTGATAATAAAGATGTTACGGTTGTTGAACATTATGCTGATATGCGGGTGAACGTCAATGCAGGCTGGCGGATTTATGACAATGTGAATAAACAAATCATCGATCAGAAGGCCTTTATGGACTATAAAAATTTTAATGCAAAAGGCGATAATCCTGATCAGGCAATTGCCAATCTTCCCAAAAAAAGAGATGCTATCAATCAGTCGGCCATCTATGCCGGTTATCGCTTTGGGGTGAGAATTTCACCCAACTGGCGTTATGAATCACGGGAATATTACATCCGGAAAGCTGAAGAATTCAAACAGGCTCAGAAATATGTTCAGCACAACGACTGGGACCTTGCTATTGAAATCTGGTATAAACTTTCCAATGTTCCTGATAAAAAAATTGGTGGACGTGCCTGCTTCAATTTAGGGGTAGCTTATGAAATGAAGGGAGATTTTGATACTGCCCTGCTCTGGATGAAAAAAGCCTATTATGATTATGATATTAAAATGGCTTCGCAATACATACACATTCTTGAAAAACGTATTGCTGACAGGGAAAAGCTGAAAGAGCAGATGGGAAATTAA
- a CDS encoding HD domain-containing protein has product MKNEPHFSDFILLPEYFDHSGSLHGIGHTYRVMTLAYELGNRLSLIRERNLAFMAAFIHDMARKHDGFCTRHGKKAVETKLPVFKDLFLSNGATEKDIPEIAFAVHYHCKYFQPSRKHPYFLTLAILKDADALDRIRLGENNLDPRFLRFPESHHMIDYARDLYRRSGEKKINVLNIYGNFKKDIFGNLMNE; this is encoded by the coding sequence ATGAAAAATGAACCTCACTTTTCTGATTTTATCCTTCTTCCTGAATATTTCGACCATTCGGGAAGCCTCCACGGGATAGGACATACCTACAGGGTAATGACACTGGCTTATGAGCTTGGAAACAGGCTCAGTCTGATCAGGGAAAGAAATCTGGCTTTTATGGCTGCTTTTATCCACGACATGGCAAGAAAACATGATGGATTTTGTACAAGGCACGGCAAAAAAGCAGTCGAAACAAAACTGCCTGTTTTCAAAGATTTGTTCCTTTCGAATGGTGCAACCGAAAAAGATATTCCTGAAATTGCATTTGCCGTTCATTACCATTGCAAATATTTTCAGCCTTCCCGCAAACACCCTTATTTTCTGACACTTGCCATTCTAAAGGATGCCGATGCCCTCGACCGTATCCGGCTGGGCGAAAATAACCTTGACCCACGCTTCCTGCGCTTTCCTGAAAGCCATCACATGATTGACTACGCCAGGGATTTGTATAGGAGGAGCGGGGAAAAAAAGATAAATGTATTGAATATTTACGGCAATTTTAAAAAGGATATTTTTGGAAATTTAATGAATGAATAA
- a CDS encoding glutamine synthetase, producing the protein MFVNKIEAYLNKKCEEFTREDLVKFIIDNDIHLLNFRYVGGDGRLKALSFVITSAEQVNQLLSSGERVDGSSLFSYIEASSSDLYVVPQYKTAFVNPFEEVPTLDILCQYFDNNGNPLASAPFYMMQKAHQILQKKTGMTLEAMGEIEFYVKAKKNDEYPASDQKGYHESAPFIKHDFILKEAIRYIAECGGKIKYAHSEVGNFKNGDYDYEQYEIELIPTYLEDAANTIILTKWILRMLGYKYGVTISFAPKITVGKAGSGMHIHLRLMKNGKNMLINKKGLSTTARKMIAGILSLSPALTAFGNTIPTSYLRLVPHQEAPTTICWGDRNRSVLIRVPLGWLGKANQMITKVNPLDKPGVENLSEKQTIEFRCPDGSANVYLLFAGIAVATLHGLEMKNALEVAEDLYVNVNIHKEENKDKCKQLNHLPASCVESADALMKLSSPLTRYGVFTEGILSAISNQLRQFDDKGLSEKLYGKNDEIAELVEKYLHIG; encoded by the coding sequence ATGTTTGTCAATAAAATCGAAGCCTACCTGAATAAAAAATGTGAAGAATTTACCCGTGAAGACCTGGTGAAATTCATTATCGACAATGATATTCATTTACTGAATTTCAGATATGTCGGAGGTGATGGCCGCCTGAAAGCACTAAGTTTTGTAATTACTTCTGCCGAACAGGTCAATCAGTTACTGAGCAGTGGCGAAAGGGTCGATGGTTCCAGTCTTTTTTCCTACATCGAAGCCTCTTCCAGCGACCTTTATGTGGTTCCTCAATATAAAACTGCTTTTGTGAATCCTTTTGAAGAAGTGCCTACATTAGATATTTTATGTCAGTATTTTGATAATAATGGCAACCCTCTGGCAAGTGCTCCTTTTTACATGATGCAAAAAGCCCATCAGATTTTGCAGAAAAAAACAGGGATGACTCTTGAAGCCATGGGGGAAATTGAGTTTTACGTCAAGGCTAAAAAAAATGATGAATATCCGGCAAGCGACCAGAAAGGATATCATGAATCAGCTCCATTTATCAAACACGATTTCATTTTAAAAGAAGCTATCCGTTACATTGCAGAATGTGGAGGGAAAATCAAATACGCCCATTCGGAAGTTGGTAATTTTAAAAATGGCGATTATGATTATGAGCAGTACGAAATTGAACTAATTCCCACTTATCTTGAAGATGCTGCCAATACCATCATTCTCACAAAATGGATTTTAAGAATGCTGGGTTATAAATATGGCGTTACCATCAGCTTTGCACCAAAAATAACCGTTGGAAAAGCAGGTAGCGGCATGCATATCCACCTCAGGTTGATGAAAAACGGGAAAAATATGCTTATTAATAAGAAAGGGCTTAGCACTACAGCCAGAAAAATGATAGCTGGTATTTTGAGCCTATCCCCTGCCCTGACCGCATTCGGAAACACTATTCCTACCTCTTACCTGAGGCTGGTGCCACACCAGGAAGCCCCGACCACTATCTGCTGGGGCGATCGAAACCGCTCCGTTTTAATCCGTGTACCACTCGGATGGCTTGGAAAAGCTAATCAGATGATTACCAAAGTTAATCCGCTGGATAAACCCGGTGTTGAAAACCTTTCGGAAAAACAAACCATTGAATTCAGATGTCCTGATGGCTCGGCAAATGTCTATCTGCTTTTTGCCGGCATTGCCGTGGCGACTTTACATGGGCTTGAAATGAAAAATGCACTTGAAGTTGCTGAAGATCTTTATGTTAATGTTAATATACATAAAGAAGAAAACAAAGACAAATGTAAACAGTTGAACCATCTGCCGGCCTCCTGTGTCGAATCAGCGGACGCTTTAATGAAACTTTCTTCACCTTTAACCCGATACGGGGTTTTTACAGAAGGAATCTTAAGTGCCATTTCCAACCAGCTTCGACAGTTTGACGACAAAGGGCTCAGCGAAAAACTTTACGGAAAAAACGATGAAATTGCTGAGCTTGTTGAAAAATATCTGCATATCGGATGA
- a CDS encoding DUF4342 domain-containing protein, producing the protein MGESREEFKVSGKDLIEKIRELIKEGNVRRIIVRNENGKKITEIPLTFGVLGAIVLPALAALGAVVVLAANYTIEVIKEN; encoded by the coding sequence ATGGGTGAAAGCAGAGAAGAATTTAAGGTAAGCGGGAAAGATCTGATTGAAAAAATCAGGGAGCTGATTAAAGAAGGCAATGTCAGAAGAATTATTGTCAGAAATGAAAACGGGAAAAAAATTACTGAAATTCCACTGACATTCGGGGTTTTGGGTGCAATAGTTTTACCTGCTTTGGCTGCATTGGGAGCGGTGGTCGTACTGGCAGCCAATTATACCATAGAGGTGATAAAAGAAAATTAG
- a CDS encoding peptidase domain-containing ABC transporter, with amino-acid sequence MGRFVFYKQHDAMDCGPTCLRMVAKHYGKNYTLQTLREKCFITREGVSLLGISDAAESIGFRTKGVKISFEQLKKHIQLPCIVHWDQKHFVVVYKITSKKVFIADPGIGKIKISHEEFKSHWLVEDKSGKLSGLCLILEASPEFYNEEEEKEKPKGFRFLWTYLHSYKKYLIQLLIGVFAGSIILLLLPFLMQQLVDYGINNQNLGFIYLILIAQLCLFAGKISVDLIRGWILLHLSTRVNVSLISDFLAKLMKLPIGFFDTKKTGDILQRIYDHERIESFLTTSTLVVIFSLVNLLVFSIVLAIFNLKILLVFFAGTTLYLLWVIAFLKRRRQLDNKRFAQLSENQSALIQLISGMQEIKLNNFEKHKRWDWENIQAKLFHINVKSLSLSQNQRTGAGIVNEVKNILITFITAYAVVQGNMSLGMMLAVQFIIGQMNAPVDQMINFFNKAQDAKISLERLGEIHQIKDEEENISKKMSILPDDKSIYIQNLVFQYEGPHSEKVLNNINLTIPQQKVTAIVGSSGSGKTTLMKLLLGFYQPVQGDIRIGDLNLSQINEKIWRNKCGAVMQDGFIFSDTILKNIVLGDENIDEKQFNKAIKVANLTEFIHSLPMGYNTKIGADGHGLSQGQKQRILIARAVYKDPEYLFFDEATNALDANNEKIIMNQLNEFFNGKTVVIIAHRLSTVKNADQIIVLERGQIIEIGTHYDLSQRRSYYYELVKNQLELG; translated from the coding sequence ATGGGAAGATTTGTTTTTTACAAACAACATGATGCAATGGATTGTGGTCCTACCTGTTTGCGCATGGTAGCAAAACATTATGGAAAGAATTACACCCTGCAGACGCTTCGTGAAAAATGCTTTATCACCCGGGAGGGTGTTTCGCTTCTCGGGATCAGTGACGCTGCCGAATCAATCGGATTTCGTACAAAAGGAGTTAAAATTTCTTTTGAGCAACTGAAAAAACACATTCAACTTCCCTGCATTGTTCATTGGGATCAGAAGCATTTTGTCGTTGTCTATAAAATTACATCAAAAAAGGTTTTTATAGCTGACCCGGGCATAGGAAAGATTAAAATTTCCCATGAGGAATTTAAAAGTCATTGGCTGGTTGAAGACAAATCGGGGAAATTGAGCGGATTGTGCCTGATTCTTGAAGCATCTCCTGAATTTTACAATGAGGAGGAAGAAAAAGAAAAACCAAAAGGTTTTCGTTTTTTATGGACATATCTTCATTCCTATAAGAAGTATCTGATACAATTACTGATAGGTGTATTTGCCGGAAGTATCATTTTATTGCTTTTGCCGTTTCTGATGCAACAACTGGTGGATTATGGTATCAACAATCAAAATCTTGGTTTTATTTATCTTATCCTGATAGCCCAGCTTTGCCTGTTCGCAGGAAAGATTTCGGTTGATTTAATCAGAGGGTGGATATTGTTACATCTGAGTACGAGAGTAAACGTATCTCTTATCAGTGATTTTCTGGCCAAATTAATGAAACTTCCCATAGGCTTTTTCGACACGAAAAAGACAGGTGATATTCTCCAGCGGATTTATGATCATGAACGTATTGAATCTTTTTTGACAACTTCGACCCTGGTCGTGATTTTTTCTTTAGTCAACTTATTGGTTTTCAGTATTGTATTGGCTATTTTCAATCTGAAGATTTTGCTTGTGTTTTTTGCAGGGACCACTTTATACCTGTTGTGGGTTATTGCATTTTTAAAAAGAAGAAGGCAACTTGACAATAAGCGTTTTGCTCAACTGTCTGAAAACCAAAGTGCTTTAATTCAGTTGATTAGTGGAATGCAGGAAATTAAGCTGAATAACTTTGAAAAGCACAAAAGGTGGGATTGGGAAAATATTCAGGCTAAGCTGTTTCATATTAACGTCAAAAGTTTATCATTATCTCAGAACCAACGGACAGGAGCAGGTATCGTTAATGAAGTGAAAAATATTCTGATTACTTTCATTACTGCATATGCTGTGGTACAGGGGAATATGTCGCTTGGGATGATGCTGGCTGTTCAGTTTATTATCGGGCAGATGAATGCCCCTGTCGATCAGATGATTAATTTTTTCAACAAGGCTCAGGATGCAAAAATCAGTCTGGAAAGATTGGGAGAAATTCACCAGATTAAAGATGAAGAGGAAAATATTTCAAAGAAAATGAGTATTTTACCGGATGATAAGTCCATTTATATTCAAAACCTTGTTTTTCAATATGAAGGGCCTCATTCTGAAAAAGTACTGAACAATATCAACCTGACCATACCACAGCAAAAAGTAACAGCTATCGTAGGCTCAAGTGGAAGCGGAAAAACAACCTTAATGAAGCTCTTGCTTGGTTTTTATCAGCCCGTTCAGGGAGACATCCGGATTGGCGACTTAAATCTCAGTCAGATTAATGAGAAAATATGGAGAAATAAATGCGGGGCCGTCATGCAGGATGGATTTATTTTTTCGGATACCATACTCAAAAATATCGTGCTTGGCGATGAAAATATTGATGAAAAACAATTTAACAAAGCTATAAAAGTTGCCAATCTGACTGAGTTTATTCATTCATTGCCAATGGGTTATAATACAAAAATCGGAGCAGATGGTCATGGGTTAAGCCAGGGACAAAAGCAACGAATACTGATAGCGAGAGCTGTGTATAAAGACCCTGAATATTTGTTTTTTGATGAAGCAACCAATGCTCTCGATGCCAACAACGAGAAAATCATCATGAATCAACTAAATGAATTTTTTAATGGAAAGACAGTGGTGATTATCGCACATCGGCTCAGTACAGTTAAAAATGCTGATCAGATTATCGTGCTTGAAAGGGGACAAATTATCGAGATAGGTACTCATTACGATTTGTCGCAACGAAGAAGTTATTATTATGAACTGGTTAAGAATCAATTGGAATTAGGTTAG
- a CDS encoding M48 family metallopeptidase: MMPRLWYMFTEVKENLFFDEPTELYVSNNPDNNAYALSRLDEDDVHIININSGLVEKMDDDELKFVIGHEIGHLASKNAEISRIIEFVFPGNNNIPYLLFHKIKLWEKLSELTADRFGFMAISNLEKCISSFIKLASGMDLNKLKIDFQEYLKENDRVLEYFRKNFSANLLTHPVNPIRIKAIDLFFQSDLYQQVIDGKEILNDAKLDEEFDNLIRILTYVSNSELDYYRQYFLASAGLLLGQVDEELNELEINNILSKLSIFCMYPEELLLEIIRSKKVEDIFMESVKNILEINPSEKYNMFDFCVDLTIADRKLNKEEVDILYSIGKTLFQFSEKETAQLIAEKLRKQFVPKLYQTSLIMSALRK, encoded by the coding sequence ATGATGCCCCGTCTCTGGTATATGTTTACAGAAGTTAAAGAGAATCTGTTTTTTGATGAACCAACAGAATTGTATGTTTCAAATAATCCGGATAATAATGCCTATGCCCTGAGCAGATTAGATGAAGATGATGTGCATATTATCAATATTAATTCAGGACTTGTCGAAAAAATGGATGATGACGAACTGAAATTTGTAATCGGACACGAAATTGGTCATCTGGCAAGCAAAAATGCCGAAATTTCAAGAATTATTGAATTTGTTTTTCCCGGGAATAATAACATCCCTTATCTGCTCTTTCACAAAATCAAACTTTGGGAAAAACTCTCTGAACTGACAGCCGACAGGTTTGGATTTATGGCTATTTCCAATCTGGAAAAATGTATCAGTAGTTTTATAAAACTTGCCAGTGGAATGGATTTGAACAAACTTAAGATTGATTTTCAGGAATATCTCAAAGAAAACGATCGGGTGCTTGAGTATTTCAGAAAAAATTTTTCCGCTAATTTACTGACTCATCCTGTCAATCCGATACGTATTAAGGCTATTGACCTGTTTTTTCAATCTGATCTTTATCAACAGGTGATTGATGGAAAAGAAATCCTGAATGATGCTAAATTGGATGAGGAATTTGACAATCTCATCAGAATTCTGACTTATGTGAGCAATTCTGAACTGGACTATTACCGGCAGTATTTTTTAGCTTCTGCGGGTTTGCTGCTCGGACAGGTTGATGAAGAACTTAATGAATTGGAAATCAATAATATATTAAGTAAACTCTCTATATTCTGTATGTATCCTGAAGAACTTCTGCTGGAAATAATCAGGTCGAAAAAGGTCGAGGATATTTTTATGGAGAGTGTTAAAAACATTCTTGAAATAAATCCCTCAGAAAAGTACAATATGTTTGATTTCTGTGTTGATCTGACAATTGCCGACAGAAAATTAAACAAAGAGGAAGTCGATATTTTGTACTCCATCGGGAAGACTCTGTTTCAATTCAGTGAAAAAGAAACAGCCCAGTTAATTGCTGAAAAACTCAGGAAACAATTTGTTCCTAAATTATATCAGACTTCATTGATTATGAGTGCATTGAGAAAATAA